A single genomic interval of Demequina sp. NBRC 110054 harbors:
- a CDS encoding adenosylhomocysteinase, with protein MPHPVLEAERLLRRFARETNLLIAGRPIRVSADEEDTQAALAVAGMARALGARLVEDDATGPDVLDIDASADDGALALGGKPLTSRGDAGGRLDFARAHMPVSATLAAELKAAGTVSGLCIGVSMTLEPKTANLALMLRDAGADVAVYAHPDETDLEVAQALRDRGVPVDADATLSGDAEREAALAWLRRGFDVVVDDGSHVVRLAHEAAPELVEGWIGVTEETTSGLTPLRRMAAQGALKTPVVAVNDAATKTGFDNRYGTGQSCVFAIADLLEQVDMTVRDLPVLVIGYGPVGVGVAAHLNALGAEVRVSEIDPVRALLAVHDGFDVGPSEELAQGALVVSCTGAPATVTPEILAAATVVAVAGGVPGEVMLDGAHLEPLIVAGAVARALDVAEPAHTLVLDRGGCINVTAAEGNPIEIMDLSFATQLAAVAELVRTRPGVGVHALSDAAVATVGKAAAEARGLELTPATDASYGAETDWRSPRYAAARPATPSSASKTPKETA; from the coding sequence ATGCCACATCCCGTGCTTGAGGCCGAGCGCCTGCTGCGCCGCTTCGCCCGCGAGACCAACCTCCTCATCGCCGGACGCCCCATCCGCGTCAGCGCCGACGAGGAGGACACCCAGGCGGCGCTCGCCGTCGCCGGCATGGCCCGCGCCCTCGGCGCACGCCTCGTCGAGGACGATGCGACGGGCCCGGACGTGCTCGACATCGACGCGAGCGCGGACGATGGCGCGCTCGCCTTGGGCGGGAAGCCCCTGACCTCGCGGGGAGACGCGGGCGGGCGACTCGACTTCGCCCGCGCGCACATGCCCGTGTCTGCGACGCTCGCAGCCGAGCTCAAGGCGGCCGGCACCGTGAGCGGCCTGTGCATCGGCGTCTCGATGACCCTCGAGCCCAAGACCGCGAACCTCGCACTCATGCTGCGCGACGCGGGCGCCGACGTGGCCGTCTACGCGCACCCCGACGAGACCGACCTCGAGGTCGCGCAGGCGCTCAGGGACCGCGGTGTGCCGGTCGATGCCGACGCGACCCTCTCGGGCGACGCCGAGCGCGAGGCCGCCCTCGCGTGGCTGCGCCGCGGCTTCGACGTCGTGGTCGACGACGGCTCTCACGTGGTCCGCCTCGCGCACGAGGCCGCCCCGGAGCTGGTCGAGGGCTGGATCGGCGTGACCGAGGAGACCACCTCGGGCCTTACCCCGCTGCGCCGCATGGCCGCGCAGGGCGCGCTCAAGACCCCCGTCGTCGCGGTGAACGACGCGGCCACCAAGACCGGCTTCGACAACCGCTACGGCACGGGCCAGTCGTGCGTGTTCGCGATCGCGGACCTGCTCGAGCAGGTCGACATGACCGTCCGCGACCTCCCCGTGCTCGTGATCGGCTACGGCCCCGTCGGCGTCGGCGTCGCCGCGCATCTCAACGCTCTCGGCGCGGAGGTGCGCGTCTCGGAGATCGACCCGGTCCGCGCGCTGCTCGCCGTCCACGACGGCTTCGACGTCGGCCCGTCGGAGGAGCTCGCCCAGGGCGCGCTCGTCGTCTCGTGCACGGGCGCCCCCGCGACCGTCACGCCCGAGATCCTCGCCGCCGCGACCGTGGTCGCGGTCGCAGGAGGCGTGCCCGGCGAGGTGATGCTCGACGGCGCTCACCTCGAGCCGCTCATCGTGGCCGGCGCGGTCGCGCGCGCCCTCGACGTCGCGGAGCCCGCCCACACCCTGGTCCTGGACCGCGGCGGCTGCATCAACGTCACCGCCGCCGAGGGCAACCCGATCGAGATCATGGACCTGTCGTTCGCGACCCAGCTCGCCGCGGTCGCGGAGCTGGTGCGCACCCGCCCCGGCGTGGGAGTCCACGCGCTGTCCGACGCCGCGGTCGCCACGGTCGGCAAGGCGGCCGCCGAGGCCCGCGGCCTCGAACTCACCCCGGCGACCGACGCATCGTATGGGGCCGAGACCGACTGGCGCTCGCCCCGCTACGCCGCCGCCCGGCCCGCCACCCCATCGTCCGCGAGCAAGACCCCCAAGGAGACTGCATGA
- the mfd gene encoding transcription-repair coupling factor, whose translation MGECTGRNSGASSCLEEPPLSAAAASSVSASSVAPASSVATAPLAAALASLPTVDLSEGGHLLGASSAAPAIVAKAVEADDTHPVLVLTATEQDAEALAAAVGAYIDARRVTVFPSWETLPHERLSPRSDTVARRLAALRRLVHPEEAESETGLPRLAVVVAPLRAVLQPLVPGLADLVPVRVHSADRIDLTELVEALAGAAYTRVDMVERRGEFAVRGGIVDVFAPTDPHPVRIEFFGDEVDSLRSFSVADQRSLEDVPLLWAPPCRELLLTADVKARAAAAVDEYPAAADMLTRIADGHAVEGMESLIPVLLDRLEPLSEVLPRETRVLAVSPERLARRAEDLQRTAQEFLAAAWVSASAGAEAPVEADAVFLSLAELEEVVESRGIAWTTLGTFGAHGALETGLTPAEEFRGRLREGLAWLRTRTADGWTVVLAAASTGSAHRIAEQLGEADVPARVMPSLDDAPSGIVAVVPNITGRGFEYAEGRIVLLHESDLTGRAVSAAGPKVKVASRRRAQVDPLQLRKGDFVVHDAHGVGRFVELSKRNVRGVEREYLVIEYAPSKKGGPGDRLSVPTDQLDQVTKYVGGETPSVNKMGGADWQKTKGKARKAVKEIAAELIRLYSARMATSGREFGQDTPWQRELEESFPFVETPDQLTTVDEIKADMERSVPMDRLVCGDVGFGKTEVAVRAAFKAIQEGTQVALLCPTTLLVKQHLDTFTERFAQFPVKVAALSRFQTDKEAKEILEGLSDGTIDMVIGTHRIITGRVRFKDLGLLIIDEEQRFGVEHKETLKAMRTNVDVLAMSATPIPRTLEMAVTGIREMSTLATPPEERHPILTYVGPHEDAQVTAAIRRELLRDGQVFYIHNSVKTINSAARHLGELVPEARVAVAHGQMSEKQLEQVIVDYYDKKYDVLVCTTIVETGLDISNANTLIVERADAFGLSQLHQLRGRVGRARERAYAYFLYPPSKALTETAHDRLQTIAANTDLGSGMAVALKDLEIRGAGNLLGGEQSGHIEGVGFDLYIRMVGEAVAGFRGEAEEKAPMTVELPIDAHIPTKYIEHERLRLEAYRKIADAASGETLAEIQEELDDRYGTVPEPVQNLIAVARLRLMLREHGITDVVNQGKFVRLSPVELPDSASMRLTRLYPGTMIKPAVRQILVPTPMTARVGGKPVEGLAVLDWVRELVEVIMPAKA comes from the coding sequence ATGGGGGAGTGCACCGGAAGGAATTCCGGCGCTTCGTCGTGCCTGGAGGAACCCCCGTTGTCTGCTGCCGCCGCATCGTCCGTGTCTGCATCGTCCGTCGCCCCCGCGTCGTCCGTCGCCACCGCGCCGCTCGCGGCCGCGCTCGCGTCGCTGCCGACCGTCGACCTGTCCGAGGGCGGCCACCTGCTCGGCGCGTCCTCCGCCGCCCCCGCGATCGTCGCGAAGGCCGTCGAGGCCGATGACACGCACCCCGTGCTCGTGCTGACGGCCACCGAGCAGGACGCCGAGGCGCTCGCGGCCGCGGTCGGCGCGTACATCGACGCGCGCCGCGTGACCGTCTTCCCGTCATGGGAGACGCTCCCGCACGAGCGGCTGAGTCCCCGCTCCGACACCGTCGCGCGCCGCCTTGCCGCGCTGCGCCGGCTCGTGCACCCCGAGGAGGCGGAGTCCGAGACGGGCCTGCCTCGACTTGCTGTCGTCGTGGCGCCGCTGCGCGCGGTGCTCCAGCCGCTCGTCCCCGGGCTCGCGGACCTTGTGCCCGTGCGGGTGCACTCGGCGGACAGGATCGACCTCACCGAGCTCGTCGAGGCGCTCGCGGGCGCCGCGTACACGCGCGTCGACATGGTCGAGCGGCGCGGCGAGTTCGCGGTGCGCGGCGGCATCGTCGACGTGTTCGCGCCCACCGACCCGCACCCCGTGCGCATCGAGTTCTTCGGCGACGAGGTCGACTCGCTGCGCTCCTTCTCGGTCGCCGACCAGCGTTCTTTGGAGGACGTGCCGCTGCTGTGGGCGCCGCCGTGCCGCGAGCTGCTGCTCACGGCCGACGTGAAGGCCCGCGCTGCCGCAGCGGTCGACGAGTATCCGGCCGCCGCCGACATGCTCACCCGCATCGCCGACGGCCACGCGGTCGAGGGCATGGAGTCGCTCATCCCCGTGCTGCTCGATCGGCTCGAGCCGCTTTCCGAGGTGCTGCCGCGCGAGACTCGCGTCCTCGCGGTCTCGCCCGAGCGCCTCGCCCGTCGCGCCGAGGACCTGCAGCGCACCGCGCAGGAGTTCCTGGCCGCCGCGTGGGTGTCGGCGAGCGCCGGCGCCGAGGCCCCTGTCGAGGCCGACGCGGTGTTCCTCTCGCTCGCGGAGCTCGAGGAGGTCGTCGAGTCGCGCGGCATCGCCTGGACCACGCTGGGCACGTTCGGCGCGCATGGCGCCCTTGAGACGGGGCTCACTCCGGCGGAGGAGTTCCGGGGGCGCCTGCGCGAGGGGCTCGCGTGGCTGCGCACCCGCACCGCCGACGGCTGGACAGTGGTGCTCGCCGCGGCCTCGACCGGCTCCGCGCACCGCATCGCCGAGCAGCTCGGCGAGGCGGATGTGCCCGCGCGCGTCATGCCCTCCCTGGACGATGCGCCGTCCGGCATCGTCGCCGTCGTCCCCAACATCACGGGCCGAGGATTCGAGTACGCCGAGGGGCGCATCGTCCTCCTTCACGAGAGCGACCTCACCGGCCGCGCCGTCTCCGCCGCCGGACCCAAGGTGAAGGTCGCGAGCCGGCGCCGCGCCCAGGTGGACCCGCTCCAGCTGCGCAAGGGCGACTTCGTGGTCCACGACGCGCACGGCGTCGGCCGCTTCGTCGAGCTGTCCAAGCGCAACGTCCGCGGCGTCGAGCGCGAGTACCTCGTGATCGAGTACGCGCCCTCCAAGAAGGGCGGGCCGGGGGACCGGCTCTCCGTGCCGACCGACCAGCTCGACCAGGTCACCAAGTACGTGGGCGGCGAGACGCCGTCCGTGAACAAGATGGGTGGCGCCGACTGGCAGAAGACCAAGGGCAAGGCGCGCAAGGCGGTCAAGGAGATCGCCGCCGAGCTCATCAGGCTCTACAGCGCGCGCATGGCGACGAGCGGCCGCGAGTTCGGGCAGGACACCCCGTGGCAGCGCGAGCTCGAGGAGTCGTTCCCGTTCGTCGAGACGCCCGACCAGCTCACCACGGTCGACGAGATCAAGGCCGACATGGAGCGGTCCGTGCCCATGGACCGCCTCGTGTGCGGCGACGTCGGCTTCGGCAAGACCGAGGTCGCGGTGCGCGCGGCGTTCAAGGCGATCCAGGAGGGCACGCAGGTCGCGCTGCTGTGCCCCACGACCCTGCTCGTGAAGCAGCACCTCGACACGTTCACCGAGCGGTTCGCGCAGTTCCCCGTGAAGGTCGCAGCGCTGTCGCGCTTCCAGACCGACAAGGAGGCCAAGGAGATCCTCGAGGGGCTGAGCGACGGAACCATCGACATGGTCATCGGCACGCACCGCATCATCACCGGTCGCGTGCGCTTCAAGGACCTGGGGCTGCTCATCATCGACGAGGAGCAGCGTTTCGGCGTCGAGCACAAGGAGACGCTCAAGGCGATGCGCACCAACGTGGACGTCCTCGCGATGTCCGCGACGCCGATCCCGCGCACGCTCGAGATGGCGGTCACCGGCATCCGCGAGATGTCGACGCTCGCGACCCCGCCTGAGGAGCGCCACCCGATCCTCACGTACGTCGGCCCGCACGAGGACGCGCAGGTCACCGCCGCGATCCGCCGCGAGCTGCTGCGCGACGGCCAGGTCTTCTACATCCACAACTCGGTGAAGACCATCAACTCGGCGGCCCGCCACCTGGGCGAGCTCGTGCCCGAGGCCCGTGTGGCCGTCGCGCACGGCCAGATGAGCGAGAAGCAGCTCGAGCAGGTGATCGTCGACTACTACGACAAGAAGTACGACGTGCTCGTGTGCACGACGATCGTCGAGACCGGCCTGGATATCTCGAACGCGAACACGCTGATCGTGGAGAGGGCGGACGCGTTCGGCCTGTCGCAGCTCCACCAGCTGCGTGGCCGCGTGGGCCGCGCCCGCGAGAGGGCGTACGCGTACTTCCTGTACCCGCCGAGCAAGGCGCTCACCGAGACCGCGCACGACCGGCTTCAGACCATCGCCGCGAACACGGACCTGGGCTCGGGCATGGCGGTCGCGCTCAAGGATCTTGAGATCCGCGGCGCGGGCAACCTGCTCGGCGGCGAGCAGTCTGGTCACATCGAGGGCGTCGGCTTCGACCTGTACATCCGCATGGTCGGCGAGGCGGTGGCCGGCTTCAGAGGAGAGGCCGAGGAGAAGGCGCCGATGACGGTCGAACTCCCGATCGACGCGCACATCCCGACCAAGTACATCGAGCACGAGCGGCTGCGACTGGAGGCGTATCGCAAGATCGCGGATGCCGCTTCGGGGGAGACCCTCGCCGAGATCCAGGAGGAGCTCGACGACCGCTACGGCACGGTGCCCGAGCCCGTGCAGAACCTCATCGCGGTCGCGAGGCTGCGCCTGATGCTGCGCGAGCATGGCATCACCGACGTGGTGAACCAGGGCAAGTTCGTGCGCCTGTCGCCGGTCGAGCTGCCCGACTCCGCGTCGATGAGGCTCACGCGCCTGTACCCCGGGACGATGATCAAGCCCGCGGTCCGGCAGATCCTCGTGCCGACGCCCATGACCGCGCGAGTCGGTGGCAAGCCCGTCGAGGGGCTTGCCGTGCTCGACTGGGTGCGCGAGCTCGTCGAGGTGATCATGCCCGCGAAGGCGTGA
- a CDS encoding type II toxin-antitoxin system prevent-host-death family antitoxin — MTATSDYPSMADARASLAAVLDAAAAGGAVTIGRRGRPASAVVGAEQLRAFLARSVPSRAQVLVEDDGFVLLLEGSPFVSEGETLDDAVTEMILALREYAEDWVDHLHAASNHEQSWGLVNLVRLSDDGQLAGWLTA; from the coding sequence ATGACGGCGACGAGCGACTACCCATCGATGGCCGACGCGCGCGCCTCCCTCGCGGCCGTGCTCGACGCTGCTGCGGCGGGCGGTGCTGTGACCATCGGACGTCGGGGGCGACCGGCGTCAGCGGTGGTCGGCGCCGAACAGCTGCGCGCGTTCCTCGCGCGATCGGTTCCGTCGCGCGCACAGGTGCTCGTCGAGGACGACGGCTTCGTCCTGCTCCTCGAGGGCTCGCCGTTCGTGTCCGAGGGGGAGACCCTGGACGATGCGGTCACGGAAATGATCCTGGCGTTGCGCGAGTACGCCGAGGACTGGGTCGACCACCTCCACGCCGCGTCCAACCACGAGCAGAGCTGGGGTCTCGTGAACCTCGTCAGGCTCTCCGACGACGGCCAGCTCGCCGGCTGGCTCACAGCGTGA
- a CDS encoding MazG family protein: MPETQVDRLVAVMDRLRSDGGCPWDAEQTHETLAPYAIEEAHELAEAIESGDRGEMLGELGDVLLQVVFHARVAQEHPDEPFGIEEIAKACADKLVERHPHVFADVIAEDAEAVNANWHAIKARTMGRESVMDGVPAALPALQRAQKMLSRADRAGLDVPASSGAASSGNSIGERLLALAAEASAQGVDAEAALREAVRSFETAARETERAGARRIGE, encoded by the coding sequence ATGCCGGAGACCCAGGTGGACCGCCTCGTGGCGGTCATGGACCGCCTTCGCTCCGATGGCGGCTGCCCCTGGGACGCCGAGCAGACCCATGAGACGCTCGCGCCCTACGCGATCGAGGAGGCGCATGAGCTCGCCGAGGCGATCGAGTCCGGCGACCGCGGCGAGATGCTCGGCGAGCTCGGCGACGTGCTGCTCCAGGTGGTCTTCCATGCGCGGGTCGCGCAGGAGCACCCCGACGAGCCGTTCGGCATCGAGGAGATCGCGAAGGCCTGCGCCGATAAGCTCGTGGAGCGACACCCCCACGTGTTCGCCGACGTGATCGCTGAGGACGCCGAGGCGGTCAACGCCAACTGGCACGCGATCAAGGCGCGGACGATGGGCCGCGAGTCCGTGATGGACGGCGTGCCCGCCGCGCTGCCCGCGCTCCAGCGCGCGCAGAAGATGCTGTCCCGTGCCGACCGCGCGGGACTGGACGTCCCCGCATCGTCCGGTGCCGCATCGTCCGGCAACAGCATCGGCGAGAGACTGCTGGCGCTGGCCGCCGAGGCGAGCGCGCAGGGCGTGGACGCCGAGGCCGCGCTGCGCGAGGCGGTGAGGTCCTTCGAGACCGCCGCCCGCGAGACAGAACGCGCTGGTGCGCGCAGGATAGGTGAGTGA
- the eno gene encoding phosphopyruvate hydratase, whose translation MATIEAVGAREILDSRGNPTVEVEVALEDGTFARAAVPSGASTGAFEAVERRDGNKDRYLGKGVEDAVDAVIDVIAPEIVGLEATDQRLIDQTMLDLDGTDNKGKLGANAILGVSLAVAKAAADSADLALFKYVGGPNAHVLPVPMMNILNGGSHADSNVDIQEFMIAPVGAPTFREALRMGAEVYHSLKSVLKERGLATGLGDEGGFAPNLGSNREALDLILVAIEKAGYVPGDDVALALDVAATEFFKDGMYQWEGGQKTPAEMIEFYEGLVNDYPLVSIEDPLSEDEWESWSELVAKVGDKTQIVGDDLFVTNPVRLKKGIEEKAANALLVKLNQIGTLSETSDAVQMAQRAGFYAMVSHRSGETEDVTIADLAVAYNAGQIKTGAPARGERINKYNQLLRIEEELDDAAVYAGKSAFPRRYGI comes from the coding sequence ATGGCCACCATTGAGGCCGTTGGCGCCCGCGAGATCCTGGACTCGCGCGGCAACCCCACCGTTGAGGTCGAGGTCGCCCTCGAGGACGGCACGTTCGCGCGTGCCGCTGTTCCCTCGGGCGCGTCGACCGGTGCCTTCGAGGCTGTTGAGCGCCGCGACGGCAACAAGGACCGTTACCTGGGCAAGGGCGTCGAGGACGCCGTCGACGCCGTCATCGACGTCATCGCCCCGGAGATCGTCGGCCTCGAGGCCACCGACCAGCGTCTGATCGACCAGACGATGCTCGACCTCGACGGCACCGACAACAAGGGCAAGCTCGGCGCGAACGCCATCCTCGGCGTCTCGCTCGCCGTCGCGAAGGCCGCCGCCGACTCGGCCGACCTCGCGCTCTTCAAGTACGTGGGCGGCCCGAACGCGCACGTCCTGCCCGTCCCGATGATGAACATCCTCAACGGTGGGTCGCACGCCGACTCCAACGTCGACATCCAGGAGTTCATGATCGCCCCCGTCGGCGCCCCCACCTTCCGTGAGGCGCTGCGCATGGGCGCGGAGGTCTACCACTCCCTCAAGTCCGTGCTCAAGGAGCGCGGCCTGGCCACGGGCCTCGGCGACGAGGGCGGCTTCGCCCCGAACCTCGGCTCGAACCGTGAGGCTCTCGACCTGATCCTGGTCGCCATCGAGAAGGCCGGCTACGTGCCCGGTGACGACGTCGCGCTCGCGCTCGACGTGGCCGCCACCGAGTTCTTCAAGGACGGCATGTACCAGTGGGAGGGCGGTCAGAAGACCCCCGCCGAGATGATCGAGTTCTACGAGGGCCTGGTCAACGACTACCCGCTGGTGTCCATCGAGGACCCGCTGTCCGAGGACGAGTGGGAGTCCTGGAGCGAGCTCGTCGCGAAGGTCGGCGACAAGACCCAGATCGTCGGCGACGACCTGTTCGTCACCAACCCCGTCCGCCTGAAGAAGGGCATCGAGGAGAAGGCCGCCAACGCCCTCCTCGTGAAGCTGAACCAGATCGGCACCCTGTCCGAGACCTCGGACGCCGTGCAGATGGCGCAGCGCGCCGGCTTCTACGCCATGGTGTCGCACCGCTCGGGTGAGACCGAGGACGTCACCATCGCCGACCTGGCCGTCGCGTACAACGCGGGCCAGATCAAGACCGGTGCCCCCGCCCGTGGCGAGCGCATCAACAAGTACAACCAGCTGCTCCGCATCGAGGAGGAGCTGGACGACGCCGCGGTCTACGCCGGCAAGTCGGCGTTCCCGCGCCGCTACGGCATCTAA
- a CDS encoding YaeQ family protein: MAIGATMHTFEIELADVDRGVYESLSLRVARHPSETAPYMVTRVLAYCLEHEEGIDFGEGISGTEEPAVMVKDLTGRIVTWIEIGQPEAERLHRGSRLADRTAVYTHREPEKVLARWEGKKIHRREDIVLTSFDPGFVEAAAALVERRNTLTVSVTEGHLYLELNGESLDSDLHRHPLG, translated from the coding sequence ATGGCTATCGGCGCGACCATGCACACGTTCGAGATCGAGCTCGCGGACGTCGACCGCGGCGTCTACGAGTCCCTCTCGCTGCGCGTCGCCCGCCACCCGTCTGAGACCGCGCCCTACATGGTGACGCGCGTCCTCGCGTACTGCCTCGAGCACGAGGAGGGCATCGACTTCGGCGAGGGGATCTCCGGGACCGAGGAGCCGGCGGTCATGGTCAAGGACCTCACGGGGCGGATCGTGACCTGGATCGAGATCGGCCAGCCCGAGGCCGAACGGCTGCACCGCGGCAGCCGCCTCGCCGACCGCACTGCGGTCTACACGCATCGCGAGCCCGAGAAGGTGCTCGCGCGGTGGGAGGGCAAGAAGATCCACCGACGCGAGGACATCGTGCTCACGTCCTTCGACCCCGGCTTTGTCGAGGCCGCCGCCGCGCTCGTCGAGCGCCGCAACACCCTCACGGTCTCCGTCACGGAGGGGCACCTGTACCTCGAGCTCAACGGGGAGTCGCTCGACTCCGACCTCCACCGTCATCCGCTCGGCTGA
- a CDS encoding septum formation initiator family protein gives MSASNRPGAPRTGARATSARSASSRSSAAPRSSSGRTAAPRSGAAPRSGTARTVKGRPAASAKPRPSGSKGTSVFSRKPATASSTRPGGPTAAAPTASSRRIEPTGRRGSFAWMFTWRAGVLALVIALGIAVVVPSVRVYMEQQATLSELAAERDAAQDEVDELQADVERWDDDAYVIAQARERLQMVFPGETAYKVTDPDTAEEHADGSPAASRQPENTTEVAWYDQIWESVEEAGTE, from the coding sequence ATGAGCGCGTCCAACCGTCCCGGCGCGCCCCGCACTGGGGCGCGCGCGACATCGGCGCGCTCGGCATCGTCCAGGTCGTCGGCCGCGCCCCGATCGTCGTCGGGCCGGACGGCCGCGCCCAGGTCTGGCGCGGCCCCGAGGTCCGGCACCGCGCGCACCGTCAAGGGTCGACCCGCCGCCTCGGCCAAGCCGCGGCCCTCCGGCTCCAAGGGCACGTCCGTCTTCTCACGGAAGCCCGCGACCGCATCGTCCACGCGACCCGGCGGGCCGACCGCCGCGGCCCCCACCGCATCGTCCCGAAGGATCGAGCCCACGGGCCGTCGCGGGTCCTTCGCGTGGATGTTCACGTGGCGCGCGGGCGTCCTCGCGTTGGTGATCGCCCTCGGCATCGCGGTCGTCGTGCCGAGCGTGCGCGTGTACATGGAGCAGCAGGCGACGCTCTCCGAGCTCGCGGCCGAGCGCGACGCCGCGCAGGACGAGGTCGACGAGCTGCAGGCGGACGTCGAGCGCTGGGACGACGACGCGTACGTGATCGCGCAGGCGCGCGAGCGTCTCCAGATGGTCTTCCCTGGTGAGACGGCCTACAAGGTCACCGACCCCGACACCGCGGAGGAGCATGCGGACGGTTCGCCCGCGGCGTCGCGGCAGCCCGAGAACACCACCGAGGTCGCCTGGTACGACCAGATCTGGGAATCGGTCGAGGAGGCCGGGACGGAGTAG
- a CDS encoding DUF501 domain-containing protein produces the protein MRTEVDERDVAVLRAQLGREPRGLAAIAARCVCGNPTVVKTRPRLDDGTPFPTLYYLTHPDAVGAVSTLEAVGTMRTMQERLGEDPELAAAYRAAHERYLAERAELGDVPEIAGISAGGMPDRVKCLHVLVGHALAAGPGVNPFGDEALELIADSWRPDRCACAPVED, from the coding sequence GTGAGAACCGAGGTCGACGAGCGAGATGTTGCCGTGCTGCGTGCCCAGCTGGGTCGTGAGCCACGGGGTCTTGCCGCGATCGCCGCGCGCTGCGTGTGCGGCAACCCCACCGTCGTCAAGACGCGTCCGCGCCTCGACGACGGCACCCCGTTCCCCACGCTGTACTACCTGACTCATCCCGATGCGGTCGGCGCCGTCTCCACCCTCGAGGCGGTCGGCACCATGCGGACGATGCAGGAGCGGCTGGGGGAGGACCCCGAGCTCGCGGCTGCCTACAGGGCGGCCCACGAGCGGTATCTCGCGGAGCGCGCCGAGCTCGGTGACGTGCCCGAGATCGCGGGGATCTCCGCGGGAGGCATGCCTGATCGCGTGAAGTGCCTTCACGTGCTCGTCGGGCACGCGCTCGCGGCCGGGCCGGGGGTCAATCCCTTCGGGGACGAGGCCTTGGAGCTCATCGCGGACTCGTGGCGGCCGGACCGCTGCGCGTGCGCACCGGTGGAGGACTGA
- a CDS encoding Ppx/GppA phosphatase family protein: MTRVAAIDCGTNSIRLLIADVDTASGTLTDLSRTMTVVRLGQGVDRTGEFAEEALTRTFAATDEIAVACREAGVEAIRFVATSATRDARNRDVFLDGVRERLGVTPEVISGDEEARLSFRGATSVLDASHDAPYLVVDLGGGSTEVVLGTGTPEAAHSMDVGCVRMTERHLVSDPPEPDEIAGATADIHDAIDKAFEGVPIHQTRTLVGLAGSITTITAHALGLHQYDREKINGAVLPIDAAIKACDELLHASRDSRAALGFMHPGRVDVIGAGALVWRTLMGRVRTAVQEAGGELPHVVTSEHDILDGIAFSAAERL; this comes from the coding sequence ATGACTCGCGTCGCCGCCATCGACTGTGGAACCAACTCCATCCGCCTGCTGATCGCAGACGTCGACACCGCCTCCGGGACCCTCACCGATCTCTCCCGCACCATGACCGTGGTGCGGCTCGGGCAGGGGGTCGACCGCACGGGTGAGTTCGCCGAGGAGGCGCTGACTCGCACGTTCGCCGCGACCGACGAGATCGCCGTGGCCTGCCGCGAGGCCGGCGTCGAGGCGATCCGCTTCGTCGCGACCTCGGCGACGCGCGATGCACGCAACCGCGACGTATTCCTCGACGGCGTGCGCGAGCGCCTCGGCGTCACCCCCGAGGTCATCTCGGGAGACGAGGAGGCGCGGCTGAGCTTCCGCGGGGCCACCTCGGTGCTCGACGCGAGCCACGACGCCCCCTACCTGGTCGTCGACCTCGGCGGCGGATCGACCGAGGTGGTGCTCGGCACCGGCACGCCCGAGGCCGCCCACTCGATGGACGTCGGCTGCGTGCGGATGACGGAGCGCCACCTGGTGAGCGACCCGCCCGAGCCCGATGAGATCGCCGGAGCGACCGCCGACATCCACGACGCGATCGACAAGGCCTTCGAGGGCGTGCCGATCCACCAGACCCGCACGCTGGTCGGGCTCGCTGGCTCGATCACCACGATCACCGCGCACGCGCTGGGGCTGCACCAGTACGACCGCGAGAAGATCAACGGCGCGGTGCTGCCGATCGACGCGGCGATCAAGGCATGCGATGAGCTCCTCCACGCGTCGCGCGACTCGCGCGCCGCGCTCGGCTTCATGCACCCCGGACGCGTGGACGTCATCGGCGCGGGCGCGCTCGTGTGGCGGACCCTCATGGGCCGCGTGCGCACCGCCGTGCAGGAGGCCGGGGGAGAGCTGCCGCACGTCGTCACGAGCGAGCACGACATCCTCGACGGCATCGCGTTCTCGGCGGCCGAGCGCTTATAG